Proteins from one Arcobacter sp. F155 genomic window:
- the sucD gene encoding succinate--CoA ligase subunit alpha produces MAILIDKNTKVLVQGLTGAQASFHTGRAIAYGTTVVSGVVPGKRGQTHLDLPIYNTVECAKRLTGANASIIYVPAPFCKDAIIEASENGIETIVCITEGIPTIDMLDVKAAVDLNGSTLIGPNCPGIITPGQCKMGIMPESIHKPGSVGIVSRSGTLTYEAVNQSTNAGFGQSTCVGIGGDPVPGSDFIDILQRFENDPETKAIVMIGEIGGAKEEAAAEFIKSNITKPVVSYIAGVTAPKGKRMGHAGAIIDGSKGTADEKYAALERAGVTTVRTITSIGEALKAVHP; encoded by the coding sequence ATGGCAATTTTAATTGATAAAAATACAAAAGTATTAGTTCAAGGTCTAACAGGTGCACAAGCAAGTTTCCATACAGGACGTGCAATTGCATATGGAACAACAGTAGTTAGTGGTGTAGTTCCAGGTAAAAGAGGACAAACTCACTTAGACTTACCAATTTATAACACAGTAGAGTGTGCTAAAAGATTAACAGGAGCAAATGCTTCTATTATCTATGTTCCAGCTCCATTTTGTAAAGATGCGATTATTGAAGCAAGTGAAAATGGTATTGAAACAATTGTTTGTATCACAGAAGGTATTCCAACAATTGATATGCTTGATGTAAAAGCAGCAGTTGATTTAAATGGTTCAACTCTTATTGGTCCAAACTGCCCAGGAATTATCACTCCAGGTCAATGTAAAATGGGAATTATGCCAGAATCAATTCATAAGCCAGGAAGTGTTGGAATTGTATCTAGGTCTGGTACTTTAACATATGAAGCAGTTAATCAATCTACAAATGCAGGATTTGGTCAAAGTACTTGTGTAGGTATTGGTGGAGATCCTGTTCCAGGAAGTGACTTTATTGATATCTTACAAAGATTTGAAAATGACCCAGAGACTAAAGCAATTGTAATGATTGGTGAAATTGGTGGAGCTAAAGAAGAAGCTGCTGCTGAGTTTATCAAATCAAATATTACAAAACCTGTTGTTTCTTATATCGCAGGAGTTACCGCTCCAAAGGGTAAAAGAATGGGACACGCAGGAGCAATTATTGATGGAAGTAAAGGAACAGCAGATGAGAAATATGCAGCTTTAGAAAGAGCTGGCGTTACTACTGTTAGAACTATTACTTCTATAGGTGAAGCCCTAAAGGCTGTTCACCCATAA
- the sucC gene encoding ADP-forming succinate--CoA ligase subunit beta: protein MNLHEYQAKNLYRKYDIPTTKGKLLTHPSQLDDILRTIGEDRWVIKAQVHAGGRGKAGGVVVAESKTEANDEVRRLLGSRLVTHQTTKEGQAVNSIFIEEPCEVVDEIYLAFAVDRTTQRIMIITSSEGGMEIEEVAEKSPEKILRNPINPVVGIMPAQCRQICDDLKLDRTLSAQMIDLMQKMYKMFIENDLSLVEVNPLVVTKQGYLVCLDGKIQVDNSALYRQPKMNEIRDESQEDARELKAEKLDLNYVSLDGNIGCMVNGAGLAMATMDLIKTHGGDPANFLDVGGSVNEGRVIEAFEIILSDEKVDGILVNIFGGIVRCDIIASGIIAAAQKMEITVPIVVRLEGTNAKEGLELIKNSDIEIYEEADLDKAAQKIIELAQGAN, encoded by the coding sequence ATGAATCTTCATGAATATCAAGCAAAAAACCTTTACAGAAAATATGATATTCCAACTACAAAAGGGAAACTACTTACTCACCCTTCACAATTAGATGATATTTTAAGAACTATTGGTGAAGACAGATGGGTAATTAAAGCCCAAGTTCACGCAGGTGGAAGAGGAAAAGCTGGCGGAGTTGTTGTTGCTGAATCAAAAACAGAAGCAAATGACGAAGTTAGAAGATTACTTGGAAGTAGATTAGTAACTCACCAAACAACAAAAGAGGGGCAAGCAGTAAACTCTATTTTTATTGAAGAGCCTTGTGAGGTTGTAGATGAAATATATCTAGCTTTTGCAGTTGATAGAACTACTCAAAGAATTATGATTATCACTTCAAGTGAAGGTGGTATGGAAATCGAAGAAGTAGCAGAAAAATCACCTGAAAAAATTTTAAGAAATCCTATTAACCCAGTTGTAGGAATTATGCCTGCTCAGTGTAGACAAATTTGTGATGACTTAAAACTTGATAGAACTCTTTCTGCACAAATGATTGATTTAATGCAAAAAATGTATAAAATGTTTATTGAAAATGACTTATCACTTGTAGAAGTAAATCCTTTAGTTGTTACAAAACAAGGTTACTTAGTATGTCTTGATGGAAAGATTCAAGTAGATAACTCAGCTCTTTACAGACAGCCTAAAATGAATGAGATTAGAGATGAATCTCAAGAAGACGCTAGAGAATTAAAAGCAGAAAAACTAGACCTTAACTATGTAAGCTTAGATGGAAACATTGGTTGTATGGTAAATGGTGCAGGTCTTGCAATGGCTACTATGGATTTAATTAAAACTCACGGTGGAGATCCTGCAAACTTCTTAGATGTAGGTGGAAGTGTAAATGAAGGTAGAGTTATTGAAGCCTTTGAAATTATTCTTTCAGATGAAAAAGTAGATGGTATTTTAGTAAATATCTTTGGTGGTATTGTAAGATGTGACATCATAGCTTCAGGTATTATAGCAGCTGCTCAAAAAATGGAAATAACAGTACCTATTGTAGTAAGACTTGAAGGAACTAATGCTAAAGAGGGATTAGAACTAATCAAAAACTCTGACATTGAAATTTATGAAGAAGCGGACTTAGATAAAGCTGCACAAAAAATTATTGAACTAGCACAAGGGGCGAACTAA
- a CDS encoding MBL fold metallo-hydrolase RNA specificity domain-containing protein, producing the protein MAYYSSFGAAQGVTGSCHLLEIGYLKILVDCGLFQGRDEELNIEEFPFDPSEIDYVIVTHAHLDHIGRLPLLVKEGFSKKIISTKATYEIAKLMLANAAGIIQESKNPIYNENDVEPTLKFFGTFLEYGESMNLTDDIKISFKNAGHILGSASLKIEYKEDGMDKSAIFSGDLGQHSRIITSPLQAWEKGNYIFLESTYGDRLHEDLTISINSFKENILNTIKKGGVVLLPSFALERTQEILYLLKQMSEEGLLSNIPVYLDAPLAINVTKVFKKFPHLMNDEIKAVFEAGQDPFNFKELITTSLKEESIAINEVAAPKIIIAGSGMCEGGRIKYHLVRYLQNPLNKVIFVGFQVPGTLGNKISTMYNKTIKIDDSYIDVKADIEIINGFSAHADQSDLINFVKNLEDIYCIYLIHGDEQKLKIFKEKINDELESKVHIVKKKERIYI; encoded by the coding sequence ATGGCTTATTATTCATCATTTGGTGCAGCTCAAGGAGTAACAGGTTCTTGTCATCTTCTTGAAATAGGATATTTAAAGATTTTGGTTGATTGTGGACTTTTTCAAGGTAGAGATGAAGAGTTAAATATAGAAGAGTTTCCTTTTGACCCTAGTGAAATAGATTATGTAATTGTTACCCATGCACATTTAGATCATATAGGAAGGTTGCCATTACTTGTAAAAGAAGGTTTTAGTAAAAAAATCATTTCTACAAAAGCAACTTATGAAATAGCAAAATTGATGCTAGCAAATGCAGCTGGAATTATTCAAGAGAGTAAAAATCCAATTTATAATGAAAATGACGTAGAACCAACTTTAAAATTTTTTGGAACTTTTTTAGAGTATGGTGAGAGCATGAATTTAACTGATGATATAAAAATCTCTTTTAAAAATGCAGGGCATATCTTAGGTTCAGCTAGTTTAAAAATTGAGTATAAAGAAGATGGTATGGATAAGAGTGCTATTTTCTCCGGGGATTTAGGACAACATTCAAGAATAATAACTTCACCTTTACAAGCTTGGGAAAAAGGTAATTATATATTTTTAGAATCAACTTATGGGGATAGACTTCATGAGGATTTAACTATCTCAATAAATAGTTTTAAAGAGAATATTTTAAATACTATAAAAAAAGGTGGGGTTGTACTTCTTCCTTCTTTTGCTTTAGAAAGAACTCAAGAGATATTGTACTTATTAAAGCAGATGAGTGAAGAGGGATTATTATCAAATATTCCTGTTTACTTAGATGCTCCACTTGCAATAAATGTTACTAAGGTATTTAAGAAGTTTCCACACTTAATGAATGATGAAATAAAAGCAGTCTTCGAAGCTGGTCAAGACCCATTTAATTTTAAAGAGTTAATTACTACTTCATTAAAAGAAGAATCAATTGCTATAAATGAAGTTGCAGCTCCTAAGATAATAATTGCAGGTTCTGGGATGTGTGAAGGTGGAAGAATAAAATATCATTTAGTAAGATATTTGCAAAATCCATTAAATAAAGTAATCTTTGTAGGCTTTCAAGTTCCTGGAACTTTAGGAAATAAAATATCTACAATGTACAATAAAACTATTAAAATAGATGACTCTTATATTGATGTAAAAGCAGATATTGAGATTATAAATGGCTTTTCTGCTCATGCAGACCAAAGTGATTTAATTAATTTTGTAAAAAATTTAGAAGATATTTATTGTATTTATTTAATTCATGGTGATGAACAAAAACTGAAAATATTCAAAGAAAAAATAAATGATGAATTAGAAAGTAAAGTGCATATTGTAAAAAAGAAAGAGAGAATTTATATTTAA
- a CDS encoding aldehyde dehydrogenase family protein, whose amino-acid sequence MSTIEVTSPFDGKVVGTVPFTSVEGVEKAIDVAYDKFLDVDNWLPKYKRIEILENLMEIMSSQVEELTILCASEGGKPYMDSKVEIQRAINGVKIAIEQLAVQEGQEIAMGHTASSANRMAYTMKEPIGVVAAISAFNHPFNLAVHQVIPALAVGCPVIIRPATQTPMSAVRLVELLKEAGLPDGWAQAVVCDRQGGELLVTSPKTAFFTFIGSGPVGWYLNSKSSPGTRAALEHGGVAPVIVEPDADIDAMIPDLGKGGFYHAGQVCVSVQRVYVHESIVDEVASKLTDYASKLVVGDQLDPKTEVGPLINNNEVNRVEEWVNEAVEKGGKILTGGKRISDSCYEPTVILNPADDALVSTKEVFGPVVIVYSYSNIDEAIARANSLDVSFQAAVFTKNIDTALKAVKRLNGTTVMVNDHTAFRVDWMPFGGAKTSGLGLGGIPDSMNEMQNQKMMVIKSPVL is encoded by the coding sequence ATGAGTACAATTGAAGTAACATCACCATTTGACGGAAAAGTAGTTGGAACTGTACCTTTTACAAGTGTAGAAGGTGTAGAAAAAGCAATCGACGTTGCATATGATAAATTTTTAGACGTTGATAACTGGCTTCCAAAGTATAAGAGAATTGAAATCTTAGAAAACCTAATGGAAATCATGTCTTCACAAGTAGAAGAATTAACTATTCTTTGTGCTTCTGAAGGTGGAAAACCATACATGGACTCTAAAGTTGAGATTCAAAGAGCTATCAATGGTGTAAAAATTGCAATTGAGCAACTTGCAGTTCAAGAAGGTCAAGAAATTGCTATGGGTCACACTGCATCAAGTGCAAACAGAATGGCTTATACAATGAAAGAACCTATTGGTGTAGTTGCTGCAATTTCAGCATTCAACCACCCATTTAACTTAGCAGTTCACCAAGTAATTCCAGCACTAGCTGTTGGATGCCCTGTAATTATCAGACCTGCAACTCAAACTCCAATGTCAGCAGTTAGATTAGTAGAATTACTAAAAGAAGCTGGTCTTCCTGATGGTTGGGCACAAGCTGTAGTTTGTGATAGACAAGGAGGAGAATTATTAGTTACTTCTCCTAAAACTGCATTCTTTACATTTATTGGTTCAGGACCTGTTGGTTGGTACTTAAACTCTAAGTCAAGCCCAGGAACTAGAGCTGCATTAGAGCATGGTGGAGTTGCACCAGTTATCGTTGAGCCAGATGCAGATATCGATGCTATGATTCCAGACTTAGGAAAAGGTGGTTTCTACCACGCTGGTCAAGTTTGTGTATCAGTACAAAGAGTTTATGTACATGAATCAATTGTTGATGAAGTAGCTTCAAAATTAACTGACTATGCTTCTAAATTAGTTGTAGGTGATCAATTAGACCCTAAAACTGAAGTTGGTCCACTTATTAATAACAACGAAGTAAATAGAGTTGAAGAGTGGGTTAATGAAGCAGTAGAAAAAGGTGGAAAAATTTTAACTGGTGGTAAAAGAATCTCTGATTCTTGTTATGAGCCAACAGTAATTTTAAACCCTGCTGATGATGCTTTAGTATCTACTAAAGAAGTATTTGGACCAGTAGTAATTGTTTACTCTTACTCAAATATTGATGAAGCAATTGCAAGAGCAAACTCTCTTGATGTTTCATTCCAAGCAGCAGTATTTACTAAAAATATTGATACAGCTTTAAAAGCAGTTAAAAGATTAAATGGTACTACTGTAATGGTAAATGACCACACTGCATTTAGAGTTGACTGGATGCCATTTGGTGGTGCAAAAACTTCAGGACTTGGATTAGGTGGAATTCCTGATTCTATGAATGAAATGCAAAACCAAAAAATGATGGTTATTAAATCACCAGTATTATAA
- a CDS encoding acetolactate synthase large subunit produces the protein MNASDLFIKALENEGVEYIFGIPGEENLDLLEALRKSDKIKLILTRHEQGAGFMAATYGRLTGKVGVCVSTLGPGATNFATAAAYAQLGAMPMLMITGQKPIKKSKQGRFQIIDIVRMMRPMTKYAKQIVNGNNVPSVVREAFKIATTERPGAVHIEFPEDISAEEDIDDNIYPVQEFQYPTAHKKAIADAVKMIEKAKRPLLCIGNAANRDEISTALTEFVNETGIPFFSTQMGKGVVDENHKLCLSTAALSKDDFIHCAIERADLIINVGHDVIEKPPFFMENEEGATKVLHVNFFPSEVDDTYFPQLDVVGDISSSIEKITNAISKQEHWDFDYYVRLADEIRNRLSKYFGDTRFPILPQRAVRTIRQTLTSDDDIVTLDNGVYKIWFARNYRCAKPNTLLLDNALATMGAGLPSGMAAKMVNPDSKVVAVCGDGGFMMNDQEMETAVRLGLDLTVIILNDNAYGMIKWKQTGMGFDTFGLDLGNPDFVKFAESFGAKGYRPESCEEFEETLEKCVNSKGVHLIDLAVDYSLNHSILNDLLANKTCMV, from the coding sequence ATGAACGCATCAGATTTATTTATTAAGGCGTTAGAAAATGAAGGTGTTGAGTACATATTTGGTATTCCTGGAGAAGAGAATCTAGACTTACTAGAAGCACTAAGAAAATCAGACAAAATCAAATTAATCTTAACTAGACACGAGCAAGGTGCAGGTTTCATGGCTGCTACTTATGGTAGATTAACTGGAAAAGTTGGTGTATGTGTATCAACTTTAGGGCCTGGTGCTACTAACTTCGCTACTGCTGCTGCATATGCACAATTAGGTGCTATGCCAATGCTTATGATTACTGGTCAAAAACCAATTAAAAAATCTAAGCAAGGTAGATTCCAAATTATTGATATCGTTAGAATGATGAGACCAATGACAAAATATGCTAAGCAAATTGTTAATGGTAACAATGTTCCTTCAGTTGTAAGAGAAGCATTTAAAATTGCAACTACTGAAAGACCAGGTGCAGTTCACATTGAGTTCCCTGAAGATATTTCTGCTGAAGAAGATATTGATGATAACATCTATCCAGTTCAAGAGTTCCAATACCCAACTGCTCATAAAAAAGCTATTGCTGACGCAGTTAAAATGATTGAAAAAGCAAAAAGACCATTATTATGTATTGGTAATGCTGCAAATAGAGATGAAATTTCTACTGCATTAACTGAATTCGTTAATGAAACTGGAATTCCTTTCTTCTCTACTCAAATGGGTAAAGGTGTTGTTGATGAAAACCACAAATTATGTTTATCAACTGCTGCATTATCTAAAGATGACTTTATTCACTGTGCAATTGAAAGAGCTGACTTAATTATCAATGTTGGTCATGATGTAATTGAAAAGCCACCATTCTTTATGGAAAATGAAGAAGGAGCTACTAAAGTATTACACGTAAACTTCTTCCCATCAGAAGTAGATGATACTTATTTCCCACAATTAGATGTTGTTGGTGATATCTCATCAAGTATAGAAAAAATCACAAATGCTATTTCTAAACAAGAGCACTGGGACTTTGATTACTATGTAAGATTAGCAGATGAAATCAGAAATAGACTTTCTAAATACTTTGGTGATACAAGATTCCCAATCTTACCACAAAGAGCAGTTAGAACTATTAGACAAACTTTAACAAGTGATGATGATATCGTAACACTTGACAATGGTGTTTATAAAATCTGGTTTGCAAGAAACTATAGATGTGCTAAGCCTAACACTCTATTATTAGATAATGCTCTTGCTACTATGGGTGCTGGACTTCCTTCTGGTATGGCAGCTAAAATGGTAAATCCTGATTCTAAAGTTGTTGCAGTTTGTGGTGATGGTGGATTCATGATGAATGACCAAGAGATGGAAACAGCTGTAAGACTTGGACTTGATTTAACTGTAATTATTCTAAATGACAACGCATATGGAATGATTAAATGGAAACAAACAGGTATGGGATTCGATACTTTCGGACTTGATTTAGGTAACCCTGATTTTGTTAAATTTGCAGAATCATTTGGTGCTAAAGGTTATAGACCAGAATCTTGTGAAGAGTTTGAAGAAACATTAGAAAAATGTGTAAACTCTAAAGGTGTACACTTAATCGACTTAGCAGTTGATTATTCATTAAATCATTCAATTTTAAATGACTTATTAGCAAATAAAACTTGTATGGTATAA
- a CDS encoding dynamin family protein, giving the protein MSILSSFVKEFNDTYNKSVEIEYEEGLVGDIKKVKDRLLDEKFHPSIQLKSILDKQIRRSRYPMEVAITGQFSSGKSTFLNALLSRNILPTGITPVTSKVNFINYGDEYKLKITYYSGAHEYAPIESIADFTDQRQHEMADIKYLTLYAPMDILKDISFVDTPGLNSQSQSDTDTTRRVLRDVGGIIWLTLIDNAGKMSEAEVLEEYMEHFKNKSLCVLNQKDKFSQEQIETTTNYIKDKFSKYFAQVTPISAKMALESRAAHKDILVETQQEKLIENFKKDLKESRIQTLKSFEEEFNKYQEAIDKINAVDNTDNTKLLEESNIQEVLDFIENTIRPQAAEAKEYAIKKDLKGICDILVKEYETIIGVYDSLCEILKEAETDILDAFENIHKTYSKELFTIYNSLESIMEKMAHETFKNIKKQKAYRYEEKGGFLNKDSFEKIEYETYWIDSDNVYKNLFYDDQTIDKMFKRAIKQLKEVELASDEAFRNVYREIKQRIHRWQEPYELIKKHREIASDSEFSTTRHFAAKVYENVLRSFHRAILENISALRKKFAYFNGALSYSYIQTTQATIAHFEQQIAESVALYEKEPARFNVYHPREDEILTKLKANFGFEKIEDFLTSKRNYLYKIIQYSKNQYLEINEDRIEFVSSKKANYLNKIEDLKSIKGEI; this is encoded by the coding sequence ATGAGTATATTAAGTAGTTTTGTAAAAGAGTTCAATGATACATATAATAAATCAGTTGAGATTGAATATGAAGAAGGTCTAGTTGGTGATATAAAAAAAGTTAAAGATAGACTTTTAGATGAAAAGTTTCACCCGTCTATTCAATTAAAAAGTATTTTAGATAAGCAAATTAGAAGATCAAGATATCCAATGGAAGTTGCTATTACTGGACAATTCTCTTCTGGTAAATCAACATTTTTAAATGCCCTACTTTCAAGAAATATTTTACCTACAGGTATCACTCCTGTTACTTCTAAAGTAAACTTTATTAATTATGGTGATGAGTATAAATTAAAAATCACTTACTACTCAGGAGCTCATGAATATGCTCCTATTGAGTCAATTGCAGACTTTACAGACCAAAGACAACATGAAATGGCAGATATCAAATATCTAACTCTTTATGCTCCAATGGATATCTTAAAAGACATCTCTTTTGTTGATACTCCAGGTCTAAACTCTCAATCTCAAAGTGATACAGATACCACAAGAAGAGTATTAAGAGATGTTGGTGGAATTATTTGGCTTACACTTATTGATAATGCAGGGAAAATGTCTGAAGCAGAAGTACTTGAAGAGTATATGGAGCACTTTAAAAATAAATCTCTTTGTGTACTTAATCAAAAAGATAAATTTAGCCAAGAGCAAATTGAAACTACGACAAACTATATTAAAGATAAATTCTCTAAATACTTTGCACAAGTTACTCCAATCTCAGCTAAAATGGCACTTGAATCAAGAGCTGCACACAAAGATATTTTAGTAGAAACACAACAAGAAAAGCTAATAGAAAACTTCAAAAAAGACTTAAAAGAGAGCCGAATTCAAACTCTAAAAAGCTTTGAAGAAGAGTTTAACAAATACCAAGAAGCTATTGATAAAATCAATGCTGTTGATAATACAGATAATACAAAACTACTTGAAGAATCAAATATTCAAGAGGTTCTTGATTTTATTGAAAATACTATTAGACCCCAAGCAGCTGAAGCTAAAGAGTATGCTATTAAAAAAGATTTAAAAGGTATCTGCGATATTTTAGTAAAAGAGTATGAGACTATTATTGGTGTTTATGACTCTTTATGTGAGATTTTAAAAGAAGCAGAAACTGATATTCTTGATGCCTTTGAAAACATTCATAAAACTTATTCAAAAGAGTTATTTACAATCTACAACTCACTTGAATCAATTATGGAAAAAATGGCCCATGAAACATTTAAAAATATCAAAAAACAAAAAGCATATAGATATGAAGAAAAAGGTGGTTTTTTAAATAAAGACTCCTTTGAAAAAATTGAGTATGAAACATATTGGATTGATAGTGATAATGTTTATAAAAACCTTTTCTATGATGACCAAACAATTGATAAAATGTTTAAAAGAGCAATCAAACAGTTAAAAGAAGTTGAGTTAGCAAGTGATGAAGCATTTAGAAATGTTTATAGAGAGATTAAACAAAGAATTCATAGATGGCAAGAACCATATGAACTTATAAAAAAGCATAGAGAGATTGCTTCAGACTCAGAGTTTTCAACAACTAGACACTTTGCAGCTAAAGTTTATGAAAATGTATTAAGGTCTTTCCACCGTGCAATTTTAGAAAATATTTCAGCTTTAAGAAAAAAATTCGCATACTTTAATGGAGCTTTATCTTACTCATATATTCAAACTACACAAGCTACAATTGCACACTTTGAACAGCAAATTGCAGAATCAGTTGCTTTATATGAAAAAGAACCTGCAAGATTTAATGTATATCATCCAAGGGAAGATGAAATTCTTACAAAACTAAAAGCAAATTTTGGATTTGAAAAAATTGAAGATTTCTTAACTTCAAAAAGAAACTATCTTTATAAAATCATCCAATATTCAAAAAATCAATATTTAGAAATCAATGAAGATAGAATTGAGTTCGTAAGCTCTAAAAAAGCCAATTACTTAAACAAGATAGAAGACCTTAAAAGCATTAAAGGTGAGATTTAA